A region of Nitrospira sp. CR1.1 DNA encodes the following proteins:
- a CDS encoding IS5 family transposase produces MLRLRDDHWDRIREHFPEEHISDSRPGRKPIPTRAVLEAVLWILNTGAQWHLLPQCYPNYKTVHRRFQQWCQQEVLREVLTQLANTLRDEGTIDERESFIDATFAAAKGGGEAVGLTKRGKGVKILAIVDRHGLPLSVSTHAANHHEVTLVQLSFDFYMLEAKPEHLIGDRAYDSDGLDDDLKQNGVNMIAPHRSTRKLKTQDGRHLRRYERRWLVERFFAWLQWKRRLLIRWEYYATNFLGFVQLACITMLLKQF; encoded by the coding sequence ATGCTGCGGTTGCGCGATGACCACTGGGATCGGATACGCGAACATTTTCCCGAAGAGCACATTTCGGACAGTCGGCCGGGGCGCAAACCAATCCCGACGCGGGCTGTTCTGGAAGCGGTACTCTGGATTCTGAATACGGGAGCCCAGTGGCACCTGTTGCCACAGTGCTACCCCAACTACAAAACGGTTCATCGTCGATTCCAACAGTGGTGCCAACAAGAGGTTCTGCGCGAGGTGCTGACCCAGTTGGCCAACACGCTGCGCGACGAAGGAACCATCGATGAACGCGAGAGCTTCATCGATGCCACCTTCGCTGCGGCCAAGGGCGGCGGCGAGGCGGTCGGGCTCACCAAACGCGGCAAAGGCGTGAAAATCCTGGCGATTGTGGATCGGCATGGCTTGCCGCTTTCTGTGAGCACCCATGCGGCGAATCATCATGAAGTCACCTTGGTCCAACTCAGTTTCGACTTCTACATGCTCGAAGCCAAGCCCGAACATCTCATTGGGGATCGTGCCTATGACAGTGACGGCCTCGATGACGACTTGAAACAGAACGGCGTCAACATGATTGCGCCCCATCGCTCCACGCGCAAACTCAAGACCCAAGATGGCCGCCACTTACGTCGGTACGAACGCCGTTGGCTTGTCGAACGGTTCTTTGCCTGGCTCCAGTGGAAACGACGGCTCCTGATACGCTGGGAATACTACGCCACCAATTTCCTCGGCTTTGTGCAGCTCGCCTGCATCACCATGCTCCTGAAACAATTTTGA